A stretch of the Croceicoccus naphthovorans genome encodes the following:
- a CDS encoding DUF736 domain-containing protein — protein sequence MNIGEIRKNANGQLIGSVETLTITRTIGLRPVSSSNPRAPKYEIVALNDQRRWVIVGALFELASNSTGEIFYQGKIDDPSMSQPLYIAVFPREDGTMAVAWQRPRRRNSQLGTAEYGEGDMFAGDDAGSDSDSSGDGLGDSTATLPAKRGRGSAKDSGTSEDEGALPPMVDA from the coding sequence ATGAATATCGGTGAAATCCGCAAGAACGCGAATGGCCAGCTGATCGGCTCTGTCGAAACGCTCACCATCACCCGCACCATCGGCCTTCGGCCGGTGAGCTCCAGCAACCCGCGCGCGCCCAAGTACGAGATCGTCGCGCTCAACGACCAGCGTCGCTGGGTCATCGTCGGCGCCCTGTTCGAACTCGCCTCGAACTCGACCGGCGAGATCTTCTACCAGGGCAAGATAGACGATCCGTCGATGTCGCAGCCGCTCTACATCGCCGTGTTCCCGCGCGAGGACGGCACCATGGCGGTCGCCTGGCAGCGTCCGCGTCGGCGCAACAGCCAGCTCGGCACTGCCGAATACGGCGAAGGCGACATGTTCGCTGGCGACGATGCCGGTTCCGACAGCGACAGCTCCGGCGACGGTCTCGGTGACAGCACCGCGACGCTCCCGGCAAAGCGCGGTCGTGGCAGCGCCAAGGACAGCGGCACCAGCGAAGACGAAGGCGCCCTGCCGCCGATGGTCGACGCCTGA
- a CDS encoding DUF3768 domain-containing protein, whose amino-acid sequence MAQPAQASCLSAEQSRAGEIARLNDAARAGTLANSRMVFTRNLVDLLAGDADDAAIAQVRQFQNQAALLRLVRETPIDPGNDPNGERDFGVVTFLDRKIFWKVDVYENDGTFEWGAEAPWDEQTSYRVVTVMLATDY is encoded by the coding sequence ATGGCCCAGCCTGCCCAGGCATCATGCCTTTCCGCCGAACAGTCCCGCGCCGGCGAGATCGCCCGGCTCAACGATGCCGCGCGTGCCGGTACGCTTGCGAACTCCCGCATGGTGTTCACCCGCAATCTCGTCGACCTGCTTGCGGGCGACGCGGACGATGCGGCCATTGCGCAGGTGCGCCAATTTCAGAACCAGGCTGCATTGCTCCGCCTCGTTCGCGAAACCCCGATCGATCCGGGCAACGACCCCAACGGCGAGAGGGACTTCGGCGTGGTGACATTCCTTGATCGCAAGATCTTCTGGAAAGTCGATGTCTACGAGAACGACGGCACATTTGAGTGGGGCGCAGAGGCGCCGTGGGATGAGCAGACCAGCTACCGGGTGGTCACCGTCATGCTTGCGACCGACTACTGA
- a CDS encoding DUF6927 domain-containing protein, whose translation MGWLSMTASGMAPHATPKAYLDAQFTFPPDLDKGRTTGLRVLKSSVRSGAWYAACQSYESDGTSLVFAAICLIRWNPKARDGYIFAYKDMEESMGPYRYDCPASILDLLDSPRNEHAAHWREHCRQRLALTSRRKPRPGDTLVLAEALTFTDGHSERTFRVVASGNKTRLCRMTDGVGVRITNLMSRAWTIVPPPAAPHVS comes from the coding sequence ATGGGTTGGCTCTCGATGACCGCATCAGGCATGGCGCCGCATGCCACGCCCAAGGCATATCTCGATGCCCAGTTCACATTCCCGCCTGACCTGGACAAGGGGCGGACCACGGGCCTGCGCGTGCTCAAGTCCTCGGTCCGTTCTGGCGCGTGGTACGCTGCCTGTCAGAGCTATGAGTCCGATGGCACCTCACTCGTCTTCGCGGCGATCTGCCTCATCCGCTGGAACCCCAAGGCGCGTGACGGCTACATCTTCGCATACAAGGACATGGAAGAATCCATGGGGCCGTATCGCTACGATTGCCCGGCTTCGATTCTTGACCTGCTCGATTCGCCGAGGAACGAACACGCCGCGCATTGGCGCGAACATTGCCGCCAGCGACTGGCGCTGACCTCGCGCCGCAAGCCCCGGCCCGGCGACACGCTGGTGCTTGCCGAAGCCCTGACGTTCACCGATGGCCACAGCGAACGAACGTTCCGCGTGGTTGCCTCTGGCAACAAGACGCGGCTGTGCCGCATGACCGACGGCGTAGGCGTGCGGATCACGAACCTGATGAGCCGTGCCTGGACCATCGTCCCGCCTCCAGCAGCTCCGCACGTGTCATGA
- a CDS encoding ArdC family protein: MTRKPRPDVAQVITDLILEKIAAGTAPWLKPWSATSTRPMRHNGIPYTGINTFFLWAVAEACGYASPYWMTYRQAAELGGQVRKGESGSYSVFYSTAHKTDTDRQTGETTEKTIRFMKWNHVFNASQIDGLPAHYYPEPPDPKAIGELSAGVRDFLDAIPIRVVHGGSSAHYTPSTDTVTLPQPQAFHSIEAYFSTRCHELSHASGHAKRLNRQFGKRFGDQAYAFEEVVASLAQSILCAEYGLPNELHDSHASYIDHWLNIMRGDKTAILHAAAKAEQAVQWLRQFDPALADPERKAA; encoded by the coding sequence ATGACCCGTAAGCCACGACCTGACGTTGCGCAGGTCATCACTGACCTCATCCTCGAGAAGATCGCTGCAGGCACCGCGCCGTGGCTCAAGCCCTGGTCGGCGACCAGCACTCGCCCGATGCGACACAACGGGATTCCCTACACGGGGATCAACACGTTTTTCCTTTGGGCGGTGGCCGAGGCCTGCGGCTACGCCAGTCCCTACTGGATGACGTATAGGCAAGCTGCCGAACTTGGCGGGCAGGTCCGCAAGGGCGAGTCCGGTTCCTACAGCGTCTTCTACAGTACCGCCCACAAGACCGACACCGACCGGCAGACCGGCGAGACCACTGAAAAGACCATCCGGTTCATGAAATGGAACCACGTGTTCAATGCCAGCCAGATCGATGGCTTGCCGGCGCACTACTACCCGGAGCCACCGGACCCCAAAGCCATCGGCGAACTGTCGGCCGGCGTGCGTGACTTCCTCGATGCGATTCCGATCCGGGTCGTCCATGGCGGCAGCAGCGCGCATTACACGCCTTCGACAGACACGGTGACGCTGCCGCAGCCACAGGCGTTCCATTCAATCGAGGCGTACTTTTCGACCCGTTGCCATGAGCTATCTCACGCCTCAGGCCATGCCAAACGGCTCAATCGCCAGTTCGGCAAGCGCTTCGGTGATCAGGCCTATGCTTTCGAGGAAGTTGTGGCGAGCCTGGCGCAGTCGATCCTTTGCGCTGAATACGGCCTGCCGAACGAGCTGCACGACAGCCACGCTTCCTACATCGATCACTGGCTCAATATCATGCGCGGTGACAAGACCGCCATCCTCCATGCCGCGGCCAAGGCCGAGCAGGCGGTCCAGTGGCTGCGCCAGTTCGATCCCGCGCTTGCGGACCCTGAACGCAAGGCGGCCTGA
- a CDS encoding ParB/RepB/Spo0J family partition protein, whose translation MNDIQMIPLSKLRLSEANVRKNDSNLFIEELAANIEAKGLLQNLIVVPAKRRGFFDVTAGGRRLRALNALLEAGKVAKTHEVPCKVIDTDSAEQSELSLIENVIRLDMTPTDEIRAYKHFVNEGSDLDAIAKRFGRTRRFIEGRLRLADLADPIFAALEEGQITLDVAKAYATTPNHERQMMVWNELADSWQGNQPDSIRRMITHSAVRSSSPMARLAGEAEYLAAGGRIERDLFTEDSNETWIDAEIAQRIAGEKLQAFATEVAETSGYAWVRPVLESRVPYAATEDLHQVHLEPAPLTDKEQAEADRLLETISALEAESDGLDEDDETAAADFQSRWEAATEAYDALHDKPPVIPEEMKANLGCFVIVRENGEPAIAHGLYSDKPLEKRKARGSDASGEGSAPDGGGDAGSAPKPLSQKLVEELAVQRRDILSVNLAANPAIALDYMIFAIADAGLTYGAQALGTTIRAPSPSLYLASYPESPAHTLMADMRETLDTAWTEHERTVERFTAFSALDDEAKAAWLAWCVARTLEASMGVARKPGQSGPEPIELHDHLASLMEINVANHWRPTSANYFDRVSKQTLLAHVTEVGGPTMAAIFMGAKKGDLSASCKKLFAGETIVAPEVKQAALAWVPEAMRFRVLGDTGAGEAQPDEGEGESPNEAPEPDVTDAADEVRETVDA comes from the coding sequence GTGAACGATATCCAGATGATCCCGCTCAGCAAGCTGCGCTTGTCCGAGGCCAATGTCCGCAAGAACGACAGCAACCTCTTCATCGAGGAGCTTGCCGCCAATATCGAGGCCAAGGGCCTCCTGCAGAACCTGATCGTGGTGCCCGCCAAAAGGCGCGGGTTCTTCGACGTCACCGCCGGCGGCCGGCGGCTGCGCGCGCTCAATGCATTGCTTGAGGCGGGCAAGGTGGCCAAGACCCACGAAGTGCCTTGCAAGGTCATCGACACCGACAGCGCCGAGCAGTCCGAACTTTCGCTGATCGAGAACGTCATCCGCCTCGACATGACCCCGACCGACGAGATCCGCGCTTACAAGCACTTCGTCAACGAGGGCAGCGACCTCGACGCGATCGCCAAGCGGTTCGGCCGCACGCGACGGTTCATCGAGGGTCGCCTGCGCCTGGCTGATCTCGCCGATCCGATCTTCGCCGCACTCGAGGAAGGCCAGATCACGCTCGATGTTGCCAAGGCCTACGCGACCACGCCCAATCACGAACGCCAGATGATGGTGTGGAACGAACTGGCCGATTCCTGGCAGGGCAACCAGCCCGATTCGATCCGGCGCATGATCACCCACAGCGCTGTGCGCTCGTCCTCGCCGATGGCAAGGCTCGCCGGTGAAGCAGAATACCTCGCTGCGGGTGGCCGGATCGAGCGCGATCTCTTCACCGAGGACTCGAACGAGACCTGGATCGACGCCGAAATCGCCCAGCGCATCGCCGGCGAGAAACTCCAGGCTTTTGCAACAGAGGTCGCCGAGACTTCGGGCTATGCCTGGGTGCGCCCGGTTCTTGAAAGCCGAGTGCCCTATGCGGCAACCGAAGACCTGCACCAGGTCCATCTCGAACCCGCCCCGCTTACCGACAAGGAACAGGCCGAGGCCGACCGCCTACTCGAGACGATCTCCGCCCTCGAAGCCGAAAGCGACGGCCTTGATGAAGACGACGAGACTGCGGCTGCAGACTTCCAGTCACGCTGGGAAGCAGCGACCGAAGCGTACGACGCCCTTCACGACAAACCCCCGGTGATCCCCGAGGAGATGAAGGCTAACCTCGGCTGCTTCGTCATCGTGCGCGAGAACGGCGAGCCGGCCATTGCCCACGGCCTCTACAGCGACAAGCCGCTCGAGAAGCGCAAGGCGCGTGGCAGCGACGCCAGTGGCGAGGGTAGTGCGCCTGACGGAGGCGGCGATGCCGGATCGGCGCCCAAACCGCTTTCGCAGAAGCTGGTCGAGGAGCTCGCCGTGCAGCGCCGCGACATCCTCTCGGTCAACCTCGCAGCCAACCCGGCGATCGCGCTCGATTACATGATCTTCGCGATTGCCGATGCCGGGCTCACCTACGGCGCACAGGCGCTCGGCACCACGATCCGCGCGCCATCGCCCTCGCTCTACCTTGCCAGCTATCCGGAGTCTCCGGCGCACACGCTGATGGCCGACATGCGTGAGACGCTCGATACCGCCTGGACCGAACATGAGCGCACGGTCGAGAGGTTCACCGCGTTCAGCGCGCTCGATGACGAAGCCAAGGCCGCATGGCTGGCCTGGTGCGTTGCCCGTACGCTCGAAGCGAGCATGGGCGTGGCGCGCAAACCCGGCCAGTCCGGTCCCGAACCGATCGAACTCCACGATCATCTGGCATCGCTGATGGAGATCAACGTCGCCAATCACTGGCGGCCCACCTCGGCCAACTACTTCGACCGGGTGAGCAAGCAGACACTGCTCGCGCACGTCACCGAAGTGGGCGGACCGACCATGGCGGCAATCTTCATGGGCGCCAAGAAGGGCGACCTATCCGCATCCTGCAAGAAGCTGTTCGCCGGTGAGACCATCGTCGCGCCCGAGGTCAAGCAGGCAGCGCTGGCCTGGGTGCCTGAGGCGATGCGGTTCCGGGTGCTGGGTGACACCGGGGCAGGGGAGGCGCAGCCCGACGAAGGCGAAGGTGAATCTCCGAACGAAGCGCCCGAACCGGACGTCACAGATGCCGCCGATGAGGTCCGCGAAACGGTCGACGCCTGA
- a CDS encoding DUF5615 family PIN-like protein has protein sequence MNLFIDECLSPLLARVLTETGEHSAIHPRDMGRLGEPDHVVLSRCLAEDRVIVTENAIDFRKLVAREEIHPGLIILPSARRDDALRLLQEALGYLTECGVPSDVMVNHVLEVSLDGTFRLFELP, from the coding sequence TTGAACCTTTTTATCGACGAGTGCCTGTCTCCACTGCTCGCCCGCGTTCTCACTGAAACGGGCGAGCATAGTGCAATTCATCCAAGAGACATGGGCCGCCTCGGCGAGCCTGATCACGTTGTCCTTTCCCGCTGCCTTGCCGAAGATCGGGTCATCGTCACCGAGAACGCCATCGATTTCCGCAAGCTGGTGGCACGCGAGGAGATACACCCTGGTCTTATCATCCTGCCTAGCGCTCGCCGAGATGATGCCCTTCGCCTTTTGCAGGAAGCCCTTGGATACCTCACAGAATGCGGGGTCCCGTCGGATGTGATGGTCAATCATGTCCTTGAGGTCTCCCTGGACGGGACCTTTCGGCTTTTCGAACTTCCCTGA
- a CDS encoding DUF433 domain-containing protein, protein MTGQFSSREVAALADVSVRSVDKAIEERVLAGIRAKARGRRRMLPLHAVPYAAIVTRLPVTLSLATKRDLVRRLSERPVASMTSEPLEIAPAVVVDIPALVGSDLAERAERYSKAREDHIVTDPEIMGGTPVLRGTRMTVYSVLGRLEGGDSVEDILDDNPHLSREAIETAALYARTHPLVGRPGGRPWAKAA, encoded by the coding sequence ATGACTGGCCAGTTTTCTTCCCGGGAAGTGGCGGCTCTTGCCGATGTATCCGTGCGGTCTGTCGACAAGGCGATCGAAGAGCGTGTCCTTGCCGGGATTCGCGCCAAGGCGCGCGGGCGGCGGCGCATGCTGCCGCTCCACGCTGTGCCCTACGCGGCGATCGTCACGCGTCTGCCGGTAACGCTTTCGCTTGCCACAAAGCGCGATCTTGTTCGCAGGCTCTCCGAACGTCCGGTGGCGAGCATGACGAGCGAGCCGCTCGAAATCGCGCCTGCGGTCGTCGTCGATATTCCCGCGCTCGTCGGTTCCGATCTCGCCGAACGTGCCGAGCGCTACAGCAAGGCGCGCGAAGACCACATTGTCACCGACCCAGAAATCATGGGCGGCACTCCGGTGCTGCGCGGCACGCGCATGACAGTCTATTCGGTTCTTGGCAGGCTCGAAGGTGGTGATAGTGTCGAGGATATTCTCGATGACAATCCACACCTGAGCCGCGAGGCAATTGAGACTGCCGCGCTTTATGCCCGGACCCATCCGCTGGTGGGGCGGCCGGGCGGGCGGCCCTGGGCGAAAGCGGCTTGA
- a CDS encoding strawberry notch C-terminal domain-containing protein, producing the protein MKLPSIYPAIDEHLAQDESVVVQLVSTAESILNRRLNELEPERETLDITTDCKEYVVDYLGRAFPTRQMEEYVDELGDVRSRPMYDDAGNPVINPEAEAKRDELLEYICAMPPIPTALDALLEHYGVTAVAEVTGRSKRLVRDGSGQQRLESRSPRTNLAETSAFMTGAKRILVFSDAGGTGRSYHASLDVKNQQRRVHFLLEPGWRADRAIQGLGRTHRTHQACPPLFRPVTTDCKGEARFTSTIARRLDALGALTRGQRQTGGQGMFDASDNLESIYAKHALHDWYCLLATGKLKSTSLQEFETISGLELTDRDGVLSENLPPIQRWLNRILAMKIAVQNAIFDEFLTLVETRVATAREAGTFDIGVETIAVETCEVLSDTVIRTDPVTGATSHLLELSLTQRRKLTSLERVMAMAAHQDNPRFLHNSRSDKVALCIPAPSHMDEEGNYIRRFELVRPLRSEYILAERLAESAWEDIARDDFEARWQAEYAADENQLVTETVYLATGLLLPIWGALPKEDLTVNRIVDQTGASWLGRHVHDLFVDATLERLGVSRKAQVDPGKIVQAILGGGTWKAPHPKNFTIRTSRVNGARRIEIADVEPGRIAGLKAMGCFTEIIAYKTRVFVPMEKAEAVLEAVVG; encoded by the coding sequence ATGAAGCTGCCATCGATCTATCCCGCGATAGACGAGCATCTGGCACAGGATGAAAGCGTGGTCGTGCAGCTGGTCAGCACGGCGGAATCGATCCTCAACCGGCGGCTGAACGAGCTCGAACCGGAGCGCGAGACGCTCGACATAACAACCGACTGCAAGGAATACGTCGTCGACTACCTTGGCCGCGCATTCCCAACCCGCCAGATGGAGGAATACGTCGACGAACTCGGCGATGTTCGCTCACGCCCGATGTATGACGACGCCGGCAACCCCGTTATCAACCCCGAGGCCGAGGCAAAACGTGACGAGCTGCTCGAATATATCTGCGCCATGCCGCCGATCCCGACTGCGCTCGATGCCTTGCTTGAGCACTATGGCGTCACGGCGGTGGCCGAAGTGACGGGGCGGTCCAAGCGCCTGGTGCGCGATGGCTCGGGTCAGCAGCGCCTCGAAAGCCGCTCGCCGCGCACCAACCTTGCCGAGACCAGCGCGTTCATGACCGGAGCCAAGCGCATCCTCGTATTCTCCGACGCTGGCGGCACCGGGCGCAGTTACCATGCCAGTCTCGACGTCAAGAACCAGCAGCGCCGTGTCCACTTCCTGCTTGAACCGGGGTGGCGCGCCGACCGGGCAATCCAGGGCCTCGGGCGCACGCATCGCACTCATCAGGCCTGCCCGCCACTGTTCCGCCCGGTCACCACCGACTGCAAGGGCGAGGCGCGGTTCACCAGCACCATCGCTCGCCGCCTCGATGCGCTGGGCGCACTGACACGCGGTCAGCGCCAGACCGGCGGTCAGGGCATGTTCGATGCTTCCGACAATCTTGAGAGCATCTACGCCAAGCACGCGTTGCACGACTGGTATTGCCTGCTTGCCACCGGCAAGCTCAAAAGCACCAGCTTGCAGGAGTTCGAGACGATCAGCGGGCTCGAACTGACCGACCGCGACGGTGTGCTCAGCGAAAACCTGCCGCCGATCCAGCGCTGGCTCAACCGCATCCTCGCGATGAAGATCGCGGTGCAGAATGCGATCTTCGACGAGTTCCTCACGCTCGTCGAAACCCGGGTCGCCACCGCCCGCGAAGCTGGCACCTTCGACATCGGGGTCGAGACCATTGCAGTGGAGACCTGCGAAGTCCTGTCCGACACGGTGATCCGTACCGATCCGGTGACCGGGGCGACTTCGCACCTGCTTGAACTCTCGCTCACCCAGCGCCGCAAGCTCACCTCGCTCGAACGCGTCATGGCGATGGCGGCGCATCAAGACAATCCGCGGTTCCTGCACAACTCCCGCTCGGACAAGGTCGCGCTGTGCATTCCTGCGCCCTCGCACATGGACGAGGAAGGCAACTACATCCGCCGGTTCGAACTCGTCCGCCCCTTGCGCAGCGAGTATATCCTCGCCGAACGGCTCGCCGAATCCGCGTGGGAGGATATTGCCCGCGACGACTTCGAGGCGCGCTGGCAGGCAGAGTACGCCGCCGACGAGAACCAGCTGGTCACCGAGACAGTCTATCTCGCAACCGGTCTGCTGCTGCCGATCTGGGGCGCGCTCCCCAAGGAAGACCTAACGGTCAATCGCATTGTCGACCAGACCGGCGCCTCATGGCTCGGTCGCCACGTCCACGACCTGTTCGTCGATGCCACGCTCGAGCGGCTTGGGGTTTCTCGCAAGGCCCAGGTCGATCCCGGCAAGATCGTCCAGGCCATACTTGGCGGCGGCACATGGAAAGCGCCGCACCCGAAGAATTTCACCATCCGCACCTCACGGGTCAACGGCGCGCGGCGGATCGAGATTGCCGATGTCGAACCCGGAAGGATCGCAGGGCTCAAGGCCATGGGCTGCTTCACCGAGATCATCGCCTACAAGACACGGGTGTTCGTGCCGATGGAGAAGGCGGAGGCGGTGCTGGAGGCTGTCGTTGGCTAA
- a CDS encoding toprim domain-containing protein, translated as MRFHPRCPRGQGALARFEPALLVGMRRDGNLAAIQRIFLDPRTGASTAKLCLGRAIGAAWTNGTPESVLGLCEGFETAAAFTDLVGIKAWASMGAKRFHQLTIPRTVVRLILLADNDAEGHRAANRALAAYSRSGLAIETRWPPRGANDWADLLKR; from the coding sequence CTGCGTTTCCATCCACGGTGTCCGAGAGGGCAGGGAGCCCTGGCTCGATTCGAACCGGCGCTGCTGGTCGGGATGCGCCGCGATGGCAATCTTGCCGCGATCCAGCGGATATTCCTCGATCCACGAACCGGGGCCAGCACTGCCAAACTCTGCCTTGGCCGCGCCATCGGGGCTGCATGGACCAACGGCACACCTGAGAGCGTTCTTGGCCTGTGCGAAGGGTTCGAGACCGCAGCAGCCTTCACCGATCTTGTCGGCATCAAGGCCTGGGCCAGCATGGGCGCCAAGCGGTTTCACCAGCTGACCATTCCGCGAACCGTTGTACGGCTGATCCTGCTCGCCGACAACGATGCGGAAGGGCATCGCGCGGCGAACCGCGCCCTTGCTGCCTACTCCCGGTCTGGCCTTGCCATCGAGACCCGTTGGCCTCCGCGCGGCGCGAACGACTGGGCCGATCTCCTGAAGCGGTGA
- a CDS encoding ParB/RepB/Spo0J family partition protein, which produces MPRSHRFDRSRRWAEGSRVVRHIKDDPAHDYELIAGTRRHFAISWLRAHSYPDMRLLAQVAELDDEAAFRLADIENRARKDISDIERARNYAAALELHYGGKAVRMAERLKLSKGWLSKMLKAATISDDVLVAFANLHELTLNPAYKLATALARATAILKEAKAIAGENQALDSGTLPSPAQQPCVGSWLQMP; this is translated from the coding sequence TTGCCGCGATCTCATCGATTCGATCGTAGCAGAAGGTGGGCAGAAGGTTCCCGTGTTGTTCGCCACATCAAGGACGATCCGGCCCACGACTATGAGCTGATCGCAGGAACCCGGCGCCACTTCGCCATCTCCTGGCTGCGGGCACATTCGTACCCGGACATGAGGTTGCTCGCGCAGGTTGCCGAACTCGACGATGAGGCAGCATTCCGCCTCGCCGATATCGAGAACAGGGCCCGCAAGGACATCTCGGACATCGAGAGGGCGCGGAACTACGCTGCAGCACTCGAATTGCATTATGGCGGCAAGGCCGTCCGCATGGCTGAGCGGCTCAAGCTCTCAAAAGGCTGGCTTTCGAAGATGTTGAAGGCAGCCACGATCTCTGACGATGTGCTCGTTGCATTTGCCAACCTGCACGAGCTGACGCTCAATCCTGCTTACAAGCTGGCCACCGCGCTCGCGCGCGCGACCGCCATCCTCAAAGAAGCCAAAGCGATCGCTGGCGAAAACCAGGCACTAGACAGCGGCACCCTCCCCTCCCCGGCGCAGCAACCTTGCGTCGGCTCATGGCTGCAAATGCCGTGA